In Pseudomonas sp. DNDY-54, a genomic segment contains:
- a CDS encoding GntR family transcriptional regulator produces MLDALEVPGPDQVDSGTLSEHVFRLIQAAIVKGDIAPGSKISEPELARTYGISRGPLREAIHRLEGQKLLVRVPHVGARVVSLSHAELIELYEIRESLEGMACRLAAERMSEDEIGELRRVLETHERDEAFRAGVGYYQQEGDFDFHYRIIQGSGNRTLTQMLCGELYQLVRMYRIQFSATPNRPRQAFAEHHRILDAIADRDGELAELLMRRHIGGSKRNIERHYQAAQEQTPQSRGEA; encoded by the coding sequence ATGCTCGATGCACTCGAAGTGCCCGGTCCTGATCAGGTTGACAGCGGCACGCTTTCTGAACACGTTTTCCGGCTGATCCAGGCGGCGATCGTGAAGGGCGATATCGCGCCGGGCAGCAAGATTTCCGAGCCCGAACTTGCGCGTACATACGGAATCAGTCGCGGCCCGTTGCGAGAGGCGATACATCGTCTGGAAGGTCAAAAGCTGCTGGTGCGCGTCCCGCATGTGGGCGCTCGGGTGGTATCGCTCAGCCATGCGGAGCTTATCGAGCTGTATGAGATTCGCGAGTCATTGGAAGGCATGGCCTGTCGGCTTGCTGCCGAGCGCATGAGCGAAGACGAAATCGGCGAACTGCGGCGCGTGCTGGAAACCCATGAACGAGACGAGGCGTTTCGAGCAGGTGTCGGTTATTACCAGCAGGAAGGCGATTTCGATTTTCACTATCGGATTATCCAGGGCAGCGGTAACCGCACCCTGACTCAAATGCTGTGTGGCGAGCTCTATCAGCTTGTGAGGATGTACCGCATTCAGTTTTCCGCTACGCCGAATCGTCCGCGCCAGGCGTTCGCTGAGCATCACAGAATTCTCGACGCGATAGCCGACCGTGACGGCGAGCTGGCTGAATTATTGATGCGCCGACACATTGGCGGGTCCAAACGCAATATCGAGCGCCACTACCAGGCGGCTCAGGAACAGACACCACAATCAAGAGGTGAGGCATGA
- the prpF gene encoding 2-methylaconitate cis-trans isomerase PrpF: MAHQPQIKTPATYMRGGTSKGVFFRLQDLPESCQVPGAARDKLFMRVIGSPDPYSAHIDGMGGATSSTSKCVILSKSNRPDHDVEYLYGQVSIDKPFVDWSGNCGNLSTGAGAFALHAGLVDAERIPRNGTCVVRIWQANIGKTIIAHVPVTNGQVQETGDFELDGVTFPAAEIVLEFLDPSDDGEEGGSMFPTGNLIDELEVPGIGTLKATMISAGIPTVFVNAEDIGYQGTELREDINGNPDALARLESIRVAGALRMGLIKTAEEALTRQHTPKVALVSQPKSYRASSGKTIEAGEVDLLVRALSMGKLHHAMMGTCAVAIGAAAAVPGTLVNQAAGGGDLTAVRFGHPSGTLRVGAEAKQEEGRWSVTKAIMSRSARVLMEGWVRVPGDTF, translated from the coding sequence ATGGCTCATCAACCTCAGATCAAGACTCCCGCGACCTACATGCGCGGCGGCACCAGCAAAGGTGTGTTCTTCCGGCTGCAGGACCTGCCGGAGAGCTGTCAGGTGCCGGGCGCTGCGCGCGACAAGCTGTTCATGCGCGTGATCGGCAGCCCCGACCCGTATTCGGCGCACATTGATGGCATGGGCGGCGCCACGTCGAGCACTAGCAAATGCGTCATCCTGTCGAAGAGTAATCGGCCCGATCACGACGTCGAGTACCTTTATGGTCAGGTGTCGATCGACAAGCCCTTCGTCGACTGGAGCGGCAACTGCGGCAACCTTTCAACCGGCGCCGGTGCGTTCGCGCTACATGCCGGCCTGGTGGATGCCGAGCGCATTCCGCGGAACGGCACCTGTGTGGTGCGGATCTGGCAGGCCAACATCGGCAAGACCATCATCGCCCACGTGCCGGTCACCAATGGCCAGGTGCAGGAGACCGGCGATTTCGAGCTGGATGGCGTGACCTTTCCGGCTGCCGAAATCGTGCTGGAATTCCTTGATCCGTCCGATGACGGCGAGGAGGGCGGTTCGATGTTTCCCACTGGCAATCTGATCGATGAGCTGGAGGTTCCGGGCATCGGTACGCTCAAGGCGACCATGATCAGCGCCGGCATTCCCACTGTGTTCGTCAATGCCGAGGACATCGGCTACCAGGGCACCGAACTGCGTGAAGACATCAACGGCAATCCGGACGCTCTGGCTCGTCTGGAGTCGATTCGTGTGGCCGGTGCACTGCGCATGGGCTTGATCAAGACCGCGGAGGAGGCGCTTACCCGTCAGCACACACCGAAGGTTGCGCTCGTTTCGCAGCCGAAAAGCTATCGGGCGTCATCAGGTAAGACCATCGAGGCCGGTGAGGTCGATCTGCTCGTGCGGGCGCTGTCTATGGGCAAACTGCACCACGCCATGATGGGTACCTGTGCGGTCGCTATCGGTGCGGCGGCAGCAGTGCCCGGTACGCTTGTTAACCAGGCTGCTGGGGGCGGTGATTTGACCGCGGTGCGCTTCGGTCATCCGTCCGGCACACTTCGTGTCGGCGCTGAGGCGAAGCAGGAAGAGGGGAGATGGTCGGTAACCAAGGCAATCATGAGTCGGAGCGCCAGGGTTCTGATGGAAGGCTGGGTGCGCGTCCCTGGTGATACGTTCTGA
- the ppsA gene encoding phosphoenolpyruvate synthase — MVEYVVSLDKLGNHDVERVGGKNASLGEMISNLAGAGVSVPGGFATTAQAYRDFMEISGLNEQIHALLDALDVDDVNALAKAGSQIRGWVMEAEFPPKLDADIRTAFAEMAGNNDNMAVAVRSSATAEDLPDASFAGQQETFLNIRGVDNVIRAAKEVFASLFNDRAIAYRVHQGFDHKLVALSAGVQRMVRSETGTAGVMFTLDTESGFRDVVFITGAYGLGETVVQGAVNPDEFYVHKHTLEAGRPAILRRNLGSKAIKMVYGEEASAGKSVKTVDVDQAERMRFCLSDAEVSNLARQAMTIEKHYGRPMDIEWAKDGDDGQLYIVQARPETVKSRSSANVMERYLLKEKGTVLVEGRAIGQRIGAGPVKIIHDVSEMDKVQPGDVLVSDMTDPDWEPVMKRASAIVTNRGGRTCHAAIIARELGIPAVVGCGNATELLKDGQRVTVTCAEGDTGLIFEGELGFDIRQNSIDAMPELPFKIMMNVGNPDRAFDFAQLPNAGVGLARLEFIINRMIGVHPKALLNFDGLPADIKASVEKRIAGYGDPVNFYVEKLVEGVSTLAAAFWPKKVIVRLSDFKSNEYANLIGGKLYEPEEENPMLGFRGASRYISESFRDCFELECRAMRKVRDEMGLTNVELMVPFVRTLGEASQVIDILGQFGLKRGENGLRIIMMCELPSNALLADEFLEFFDGFSIGSNDMTQLALGLDRDSGIIAHLFDERNPAVKKLLASAIQACNKAGKYIGICGQGPSDHPDLAKWLMEQGIESVSLNPDSVLDTWFFLADAEIK; from the coding sequence TTGGTAGAGTACGTAGTTTCCCTCGATAAGCTCGGCAATCATGACGTTGAGCGTGTAGGGGGCAAGAACGCCTCCCTGGGCGAGATGATCAGCAACCTCGCAGGTGCGGGAGTTTCGGTACCTGGCGGTTTCGCCACTACGGCCCAGGCCTATCGTGATTTCATGGAGATCAGCGGCCTCAACGAGCAAATCCATGCGCTTCTCGATGCGCTGGACGTCGATGACGTCAATGCTCTCGCCAAAGCCGGCTCGCAGATCCGCGGCTGGGTCATGGAAGCTGAATTCCCTCCCAAACTTGATGCCGACATTCGAACGGCGTTCGCCGAAATGGCGGGCAACAATGACAACATGGCGGTCGCGGTACGCTCCTCGGCTACTGCCGAAGACCTGCCAGATGCCTCGTTCGCTGGCCAGCAGGAAACATTCCTGAATATTCGTGGCGTCGATAACGTGATCCGCGCTGCGAAGGAAGTGTTTGCATCGCTCTTTAACGACCGTGCGATCGCCTACCGCGTCCATCAGGGCTTCGATCACAAACTGGTTGCCCTATCAGCAGGCGTACAGCGGATGGTGCGCTCCGAGACCGGTACCGCTGGCGTTATGTTCACGCTGGACACCGAGTCGGGCTTCCGCGACGTTGTCTTCATCACTGGCGCTTATGGCCTGGGTGAGACCGTTGTGCAGGGTGCGGTAAACCCTGATGAATTCTACGTGCATAAGCACACCCTTGAGGCCGGGCGCCCTGCGATTCTGCGTCGGAACCTGGGCAGCAAAGCGATCAAGATGGTGTATGGCGAGGAAGCCAGCGCTGGTAAATCAGTGAAGACTGTGGATGTTGATCAGGCTGAGCGCATGCGCTTCTGTCTGTCGGATGCCGAAGTCAGCAATCTGGCCAGGCAGGCCATGACCATTGAAAAGCACTACGGTCGTCCAATGGACATCGAGTGGGCCAAAGATGGCGATGACGGCCAGCTATATATTGTCCAGGCTCGCCCGGAAACGGTTAAGAGCCGCAGCAGCGCCAACGTCATGGAACGCTATCTGCTCAAGGAAAAAGGCACCGTACTGGTCGAAGGCCGCGCTATCGGTCAGCGCATTGGCGCCGGTCCGGTCAAGATCATTCACGACGTATCCGAAATGGACAAAGTGCAACCGGGCGACGTGCTGGTGTCCGACATGACTGATCCTGATTGGGAGCCGGTCATGAAGCGCGCCAGCGCTATCGTCACCAATCGCGGCGGCCGTACCTGCCACGCTGCGATTATTGCTCGTGAGCTGGGCATCCCTGCCGTTGTAGGCTGTGGAAATGCCACCGAACTGCTCAAGGACGGTCAGCGCGTTACCGTGACTTGCGCCGAGGGCGATACTGGGCTGATCTTCGAGGGTGAGCTGGGTTTTGACATACGCCAGAACTCCATCGATGCCATGCCCGAGCTGCCGTTCAAGATCATGATGAACGTCGGCAACCCAGATCGCGCGTTCGATTTCGCCCAGCTACCGAACGCAGGTGTTGGGCTGGCCCGCCTCGAATTCATCATCAATCGCATGATTGGTGTGCATCCGAAAGCGCTGCTGAATTTCGATGGTTTGCCGGCGGATATCAAAGCCAGCGTCGAGAAACGAATTGCTGGCTACGGTGATCCGGTCAATTTCTACGTCGAAAAATTGGTCGAGGGCGTCAGCACGCTGGCTGCAGCCTTCTGGCCGAAGAAGGTGATTGTGCGGCTGTCGGACTTCAAGTCCAACGAATACGCCAACCTGATCGGCGGCAAGCTCTACGAGCCGGAAGAAGAGAACCCGATGCTCGGCTTCCGTGGCGCCTCCCGGTATATCAGTGAGTCCTTCCGCGACTGCTTCGAGCTCGAGTGCCGCGCGATGCGCAAGGTTCGCGACGAGATGGGACTTACCAATGTCGAGCTGATGGTGCCGTTCGTGCGTACCTTGGGCGAAGCGTCGCAGGTAATCGATATTCTCGGTCAGTTCGGCCTCAAGCGTGGCGAAAACGGTCTGCGCATCATCATGATGTGCGAGCTGCCGTCCAACGCGCTATTGGCTGACGAATTCCTCGAATTCTTCGATGGCTTTTCCATCGGCTCCAACGACATGACGCAGCTTGCGCTCGGTCTGGACCGGGACTCGGGAATCATTGCTCACCTGTTCGACGAGCGTAACCCGGCAGTCAAGAAATTGCTCGCCAGCGCAATTCAGGCGTGCAACAAGGCCGGTAAGTACATCGGGATCTGTGGTCAGGGACCGTCGGATCATCCTGACTTGGCCAAGTGGCTAATGGAGCAGGGCATCGAAAGCGTATCGCTCAATCCCGACTCCGTGTTGGACACTTGGTTCTTCCTGGCTGACGCGGAAATCAAGTGA
- a CDS encoding pyruvate, water dikinase regulatory protein: MKRTAFFISDGTGITAETLGQSLLAQFENISFTKLTRPYIDTAEKARAMVQQINKAADSDGARPIIFDTLVNQEIRDILAESNGFMIDIFSSFLAPLEHELMSRSSYSVGKSHSISHNANYMERIDAVNFALDNDDGARTHYYDKADLILVGVSRCGKTPTCLYMAMQYGIRAANYPLTEDDMERLQLPTALKTHRDKLFGLTIDPDRLTAIRNERKPNSRYASFAQCEFEVREVESLFRRENIAYINSTHFSVEEISAKILVEKGVERRLK; this comes from the coding sequence ATGAAACGAACTGCATTTTTCATATCCGACGGCACCGGAATCACGGCCGAAACACTCGGCCAGAGCCTACTGGCACAGTTCGAAAACATTAGCTTCACCAAGCTGACTCGGCCATATATAGATACGGCCGAAAAAGCGCGGGCAATGGTACAGCAAATCAATAAAGCGGCAGATAGCGACGGGGCTCGGCCGATCATCTTCGATACGCTGGTAAACCAGGAGATTCGTGACATCCTGGCCGAGTCCAATGGCTTCATGATCGACATCTTTTCGTCTTTCCTTGCTCCGCTGGAACATGAACTGATGTCACGTTCCTCCTATTCTGTCGGCAAATCCCATTCGATCAGCCATAACGCCAACTACATGGAGCGAATTGACGCGGTCAACTTCGCTCTCGATAACGATGACGGCGCCCGCACGCATTACTACGACAAGGCGGACCTGATTTTGGTCGGCGTCTCCCGGTGCGGCAAAACGCCCACCTGTTTGTATATGGCCATGCAATACGGCATTCGGGCAGCGAACTATCCCTTGACCGAAGACGACATGGAGCGTCTGCAACTGCCTACTGCCCTTAAAACCCACCGGGACAAGCTATTCGGGCTGACAATCGATCCGGACCGCCTCACCGCGATACGCAACGAGCGTAAGCCCAACAGCCGTTACGCCAGCTTTGCCCAGTGCGAATTCGAAGTTCGCGAGGTAGAAAGCCTCTTCCGCCGCGAGAACATCGCCTACATCAACTCTACGCATTTCTCAGTCGAGGAAATCTCCGCCAAGATTCTGGTAGAGAAAGGCGTAGAGCGCCGACTCAAATAA
- a CDS encoding ATP-dependent zinc protease encodes MSAKPCFLLLCALASPLLVQADEKTIYGLNEHIALPDFGLEVPAKLDTGAQTASLSARDIERFKRDGKPWVRFYLAIDEAHDRPIELPLQRISKIKRRAGDFDPEEEKTYTPRPVVELELCMGNAKRSIEVNLTDRSAFQYPLLIGSDALTRFEALVDPSLKYAAGKPGCIIESDADE; translated from the coding sequence ATGAGCGCCAAACCTTGCTTTCTGCTGCTCTGCGCCCTCGCCTCTCCACTACTCGTTCAGGCCGATGAAAAAACCATCTACGGGCTGAATGAGCACATCGCTCTGCCTGATTTCGGACTCGAAGTACCGGCAAAACTCGATACCGGCGCGCAAACCGCTTCGCTCAGTGCGCGTGATATCGAACGATTCAAGCGCGACGGAAAACCTTGGGTTCGCTTTTATTTGGCCATTGACGAGGCTCATGACCGCCCAATCGAGCTGCCGTTACAGCGCATCAGCAAGATCAAGCGTCGCGCTGGCGACTTCGACCCCGAGGAGGAAAAAACCTATACGCCGCGCCCCGTTGTGGAGCTTGAGTTGTGTATGGGCAACGCAAAACGCAGCATTGAAGTGAACCTCACGGACAGAAGTGCATTCCAATACCCACTTTTAATAGGTTCCGATGCGCTTACTCGCTTCGAAGCCCTGGTCGACCCAAGCCTTAAATACGCCGCTGGCAAGCCCGGCTGCATAATCGAATCCGACGCTGACGAGTAA
- the acnD gene encoding Fe/S-dependent 2-methylisocitrate dehydratase AcnD: MNTEYRKSLPGTQLDYFDTRAAVEAIQPGAYEKLPYTSRVLAEQLVRRCDPAMLTDSLTQLIERRQDLDFPWYPARVVCHDILGQTALVDLAGLRDAIAEQGGDPAKVNPVVPTQLIVDHSLAVEFAGFDPEAFEKNRAVEERRNEDRFHFIEWTKTAFKNVDVIPAGNGIMHQINLEKMSPVIQARGGVAFPDTCVGTDSHTPHVDALGVIAIGVGGLEAETVMLGLPSMMRLPDIVGVRLTGKRQPGITATDIVLALTEFLRKERVVGAWVEFFGEGADSLTIGDRATISNMCPEYGATASMFYIDQQTIDYLKLTGREPEQVALVEQYAKETGLWATALEDAEYERVLEFDLSSVVRNMAGPSNPHKRLPTSALNERGIADDSMLAAARAEEAEGLLPDGAVIIAAITSCTNTSNPRNVVAAGLLAKKANDLGLVRKPWVKTSFAPGSKVAKLYLEDAGLLTELEKLGFGIVAYACTTCNGMSGALDPKIQQEIIDRDLYATAVLSGNRNFDGRIHPYAKQAFLASPPLVVAYAIAGTVRFDIEQDVLGTGPDGNPITLKDLWPSDEEIDAIVAASVKPEQFKQIYIPMFDLGTIEEAKSPLYDWRPTSTYIRRPPYWEGALAGERTLKGMRPLAILPDNITTDHLSPSNAILLNSAAGEYLAKMGLPEEDFNSYATHRGDHLTAQRATFANPQLVNEMAVVDGKVQKGSLARVEPEGKVMRMWEAIETYMTRKQNLIIVAGADYGQGSSRDWAAKGVRLAGVEVIVAEGFERIHRTNLVGMGVLPVEFKPGTTRLTLGLDGTETFDIEGELSPRCELTLVIHHKSGEETRVPVICRLDTAAEVSVYQAGGVLQRFAKDFLGQA; encoded by the coding sequence ATGAACACCGAATACCGTAAATCCCTGCCGGGCACCCAGCTGGACTATTTCGATACCCGCGCGGCGGTCGAAGCCATCCAGCCGGGCGCCTACGAGAAGCTGCCCTACACCTCCCGCGTGCTCGCCGAGCAACTGGTGCGTCGCTGTGATCCTGCCATGCTGACCGATTCGCTGACGCAGCTCATCGAGCGTCGGCAGGATCTGGATTTTCCCTGGTATCCGGCCCGAGTGGTCTGTCACGACATTCTCGGGCAGACCGCGCTGGTTGATCTTGCCGGTCTTCGCGATGCCATTGCCGAGCAGGGCGGCGACCCGGCAAAGGTCAACCCGGTGGTGCCGACACAGTTGATCGTCGACCATTCGCTGGCCGTGGAGTTTGCCGGTTTCGATCCGGAGGCATTTGAGAAAAACCGTGCCGTCGAGGAGCGTCGCAACGAGGACCGTTTCCACTTCATCGAGTGGACCAAGACCGCCTTCAAGAACGTCGACGTGATCCCGGCCGGCAACGGCATCATGCACCAGATCAACTTGGAGAAAATGTCGCCGGTGATACAGGCGCGTGGCGGCGTTGCGTTCCCGGACACCTGCGTGGGTACCGATTCCCACACGCCGCACGTCGATGCCCTGGGTGTGATCGCCATCGGCGTGGGTGGTCTGGAAGCCGAAACCGTGATGCTTGGTCTGCCATCGATGATGCGCCTACCGGACATCGTCGGGGTTCGCCTGACTGGCAAGCGTCAGCCGGGCATCACCGCCACCGATATCGTGCTGGCGCTGACTGAGTTCCTGCGCAAGGAGCGTGTGGTCGGAGCCTGGGTCGAGTTCTTCGGCGAAGGCGCCGACAGCCTGACCATCGGCGATCGCGCGACCATCTCCAACATGTGCCCGGAATACGGCGCGACGGCGTCGATGTTCTACATCGATCAGCAGACCATCGACTACCTCAAACTGACCGGTCGCGAGCCGGAGCAGGTTGCGCTGGTCGAGCAATACGCCAAAGAAACCGGCCTGTGGGCGACCGCATTGGAGGACGCCGAGTACGAGCGCGTGCTCGAGTTCGACCTGTCCAGCGTTGTGCGCAACATGGCGGGCCCGTCCAACCCACACAAGCGCCTGCCGACCTCGGCGCTGAACGAGCGTGGCATTGCGGATGACAGCATGCTGGCCGCAGCGCGTGCCGAAGAAGCTGAAGGGCTGCTGCCGGATGGGGCGGTGATCATTGCCGCCATCACCAGTTGCACCAATACGTCCAATCCGCGCAACGTGGTAGCTGCCGGGCTACTGGCGAAGAAAGCCAACGATTTAGGATTGGTGCGTAAGCCGTGGGTGAAAACCTCGTTCGCCCCAGGTTCCAAAGTTGCCAAACTGTATCTGGAAGATGCCGGCCTCCTGACTGAACTGGAAAAGCTCGGTTTCGGAATTGTCGCCTACGCCTGTACCACCTGTAATGGCATGTCCGGTGCGCTGGATCCGAAGATTCAGCAGGAAATCATCGACCGTGACCTGTACGCCACGGCCGTTCTCTCCGGCAATCGTAATTTCGATGGTCGTATCCATCCGTATGCCAAGCAGGCGTTTTTGGCGTCGCCACCCTTGGTGGTTGCGTATGCGATCGCGGGCACGGTGCGCTTCGACATTGAGCAGGATGTGCTGGGCACAGGCCCCGACGGCAATCCGATCACGTTGAAGGACCTCTGGCCGTCCGACGAGGAGATCGACGCCATCGTGGCCGCCTCGGTGAAGCCGGAGCAGTTCAAACAGATCTACATCCCGATGTTCGATCTGGGCACCATCGAAGAAGCCAAAAGCCCACTGTATGACTGGCGTCCGACGTCTACCTACATTCGTCGCCCGCCGTACTGGGAAGGCGCATTGGCCGGCGAGCGAACACTGAAAGGCATGCGTCCGCTGGCGATCCTGCCGGATAACATCACTACCGATCACTTGTCGCCATCCAACGCCATCCTGCTGAATTCGGCCGCTGGCGAGTACCTGGCGAAGATGGGCCTGCCGGAAGAGGACTTCAACTCCTACGCGACTCACCGTGGCGACCATTTGACCGCACAGCGCGCGACGTTTGCCAATCCGCAGCTCGTCAACGAGATGGCGGTGGTCGACGGCAAGGTGCAGAAGGGTTCGCTGGCCCGTGTCGAGCCGGAAGGCAAGGTCATGCGCATGTGGGAAGCTATCGAAACCTACATGACCCGCAAACAGAACCTGATCATCGTCGCTGGTGCTGACTACGGTCAGGGTTCGTCGCGTGATTGGGCGGCCAAGGGCGTGCGCCTGGCAGGTGTGGAAGTGATCGTCGCCGAAGGCTTCGAGCGTATCCACCGTACCAACCTGGTGGGCATGGGCGTGCTGCCGGTTGAGTTCAAGCCGGGCACCACGCGTCTGACGCTTGGCCTCGACGGCACTGAAACCTTCGATATCGAAGGCGAGTTGTCGCCGCGCTGCGAGCTGACGTTGGTCATTCACCACAAGAGCGGTGAAGAAACCCGCGTCCCGGTCATTTGTCGTTTGGACACCGCGGCCGAAGTCAGCGTCTACCAGGCCGGTGGCGTGCTGCAGCGTTTCGCCAAGGACTTCCTCGGTCAGGCGTAA
- the prpC gene encoding 2-methylcitrate synthase produces MAEAKVLSGAGLRGQVAGQTALCTVGKEGAGLTYRGYDVRELAEHCCFEEVAYLLFHGELPNAEQLAAYQARLHQWRDLPDVLKEVLERAPSNAHPMDVIRTACSVMGMLEPEHDFSQQQDKADRLLAMGPSVMAYWYRFSHGGVRINCNSDEDSLGGHFLALLHGRKPSELEVKVMNVSLILYAEHEFNASTFTARVCASTLSDIYSCVTGAVGSLRGPLHGGANEAAMELIQRFKTPEEAREGLLGMLERKEKIMGFGHAIYKESDPRNEVIKQWAKKLADTVGDTTLYPISVAIDETMWEQKKLFPNADFYHASAYHFMGIPTPLFTPIFVCSRMVGWCSHVFEQRANNRIIRPSAEYVGPEQRKVVPIAQR; encoded by the coding sequence ATGGCTGAAGCAAAAGTATTGAGCGGCGCTGGCCTGCGTGGACAGGTTGCAGGGCAGACCGCGTTGTGCACTGTGGGCAAAGAAGGTGCAGGTCTGACCTACCGCGGCTATGACGTGCGGGAACTGGCCGAGCACTGCTGCTTCGAAGAAGTGGCCTATCTGCTGTTTCATGGTGAGTTGCCGAATGCGGAGCAGCTCGCCGCCTATCAGGCGCGTCTGCATCAATGGCGCGACTTGCCGGACGTGCTCAAGGAGGTGCTGGAGCGCGCGCCATCCAACGCGCACCCAATGGATGTCATTCGCACCGCCTGCTCAGTGATGGGCATGCTCGAGCCAGAGCACGACTTTTCGCAGCAGCAGGACAAGGCGGATCGACTATTGGCCATGGGGCCCTCGGTCATGGCCTACTGGTATCGGTTCAGCCATGGTGGCGTGCGCATTAACTGCAACAGCGACGAAGATAGTCTCGGTGGCCATTTCCTGGCACTGCTGCACGGCCGCAAGCCGAGCGAGCTTGAAGTGAAGGTCATGAACGTCTCGCTGATTCTGTATGCAGAGCACGAGTTCAATGCCTCGACCTTCACCGCGCGAGTCTGCGCCTCGACGCTGTCCGACATTTATTCCTGCGTGACCGGCGCTGTCGGCTCATTGCGTGGCCCGCTGCATGGCGGTGCCAATGAGGCGGCTATGGAGCTGATTCAGCGCTTCAAGACTCCGGAAGAGGCACGTGAGGGCCTGCTGGGCATGCTCGAGCGCAAGGAAAAGATCATGGGCTTCGGCCATGCGATCTACAAGGAAAGCGACCCGCGCAACGAAGTGATCAAGCAGTGGGCAAAGAAGCTCGCCGACACCGTGGGCGATACCACGCTGTACCCGATCTCCGTGGCCATCGACGAAACCATGTGGGAGCAGAAGAAACTGTTCCCGAACGCCGATTTCTACCACGCCTCGGCGTATCACTTCATGGGCATCCCGACGCCGCTGTTCACGCCGATCTTCGTCTGTTCGCGGATGGTCGGCTGGTGCAGCCACGTGTTCGAGCAGCGCGCCAACAACCGCATCATCCGTCCAAGTGCCGAATACGTCGGCCCGGAGCAGCGCAAGGTGGTACCCATCGCCCAGCGTTGA
- the prpB gene encoding methylisocitrate lyase, translating into MTLPTPGQRFRDAVASEHPLQVVGAINANHALLAKRAGFKAIYLSGGGVAAGSLGLPDLGISGLDDVLTDVRRITDVCDLPLLVDVDTGFGSSAFNVARTVKSMIKFGAAAIHIEDQVGAKRCGHRPNKEIVSQQEMVDRIKAAVDARTDDSFVIMARTDALAVEGLDSALERAQACVEAGADMVFPEAITELSMYKLFAERVGAPILANITEFGSTPLYTTEELAGADVSLVLYPLSAFRAMNKAAENVYTAIRRDGTQKNVIDTMQTRMELYDRINYHAFEQSLDALFAQKKG; encoded by the coding sequence ATGACACTTCCTACCCCCGGCCAGCGTTTCCGTGATGCGGTGGCCAGCGAACATCCCCTCCAGGTGGTTGGCGCGATAAACGCCAACCATGCTCTGCTGGCCAAACGAGCCGGTTTCAAGGCGATTTACCTGTCGGGAGGCGGCGTGGCAGCCGGTTCGCTGGGCTTGCCCGATCTCGGTATCAGTGGATTGGATGATGTGCTGACCGACGTCCGTCGCATTACCGATGTCTGCGACCTGCCGCTGTTGGTCGATGTTGATACCGGCTTTGGTTCTTCAGCGTTCAACGTCGCCCGTACCGTCAAATCAATGATCAAGTTTGGTGCGGCGGCGATTCATATCGAGGATCAGGTCGGCGCCAAGCGCTGCGGCCATCGTCCTAATAAGGAGATCGTTTCGCAGCAGGAGATGGTGGATCGGATCAAGGCCGCCGTTGACGCGCGCACCGATGACAGCTTCGTGATCATGGCGCGCACCGATGCGTTGGCGGTTGAAGGCCTGGACTCAGCGCTGGAGCGGGCGCAAGCGTGTGTCGAGGCAGGCGCTGACATGGTGTTCCCTGAGGCGATCACTGAGTTGTCGATGTACAAGCTGTTTGCCGAGCGGGTTGGCGCACCTATTCTCGCCAACATCACCGAGTTCGGCTCCACGCCGCTCTATACCACCGAAGAGCTGGCCGGTGCCGACGTTTCACTGGTGCTGTACCCGCTGTCAGCGTTTCGCGCGATGAACAAGGCCGCTGAGAACGTGTACACGGCCATCCGCCGGGATGGGACGCAGAAAAATGTGATCGACACGATGCAGACCCGAATGGAGCTGTACGACCGCATCAACTATCACGCCTTCGAGCAAAGCCTCGATGCGCTGTTCGCTCAGAAGAAAGGTTGA